The following are encoded together in the Aerococcus mictus genome:
- the mutL gene encoding DNA mismatch repair endonuclease MutL, whose amino-acid sequence MRMIHELPEQVANQIAAGEVVERPASVVKELLENAIDAQATCIDIQVEDAGLKSIQVIDNGLGMSGEDVKLAFKRHATSKIYHSRDLFRIKTLGFRGEALPSIASVAEVSLETSDGKEGSSISLIGGDEIEYRPSHLRQGTTIRVENLFYNTPARLKHIKQLSTELSHITDVVNRLAMAHPDIRFTYTHDGRELLRTNGKGRLQEVIAAVYGFKQAQDMLAIENEDHDFQLSGYISKPELTRASRNYMSLFVNGRYIKNYVLSQAIIKGYASKLMIGRYPIAVLNISTDAQLLDVNVHPTKQEIRISKEEELYDLIQSSVQERLSPLRRIPDVGKKEITETANHLASIDLKSQEDSQQLRFDFKNQVEPAENEAFLVKETDHVKDWQAESQTAYQGEGAHKESFPPSTSTPSDLKLASPNHEEGQVLGQRNPSFPQLDYVGQLQASYLVCSDETGMYLVDQHAAQERIKYEYFREAIGDMDTASQELLVPLVLDYPSSESHDVRQVLDRIRAMGIGIEEFGPNQFLVNYHPAWMGSDQVQEHIDSMIQLAIENKDFSVNTYREKTAIMMSCRLSIKANHYLDDRQARQLLDDLTYCENPYNCPHGRPVLIHYSNYEIERSFKRIQDAHESPKNQ is encoded by the coding sequence ATTAGGATGATCCACGAACTTCCTGAACAAGTTGCTAATCAGATTGCCGCTGGGGAAGTGGTCGAACGGCCGGCTTCCGTGGTAAAAGAACTCTTAGAAAATGCGATTGATGCCCAGGCAACCTGTATCGATATCCAAGTCGAAGATGCTGGTTTGAAGAGCATCCAAGTCATTGATAATGGTTTAGGAATGAGTGGGGAAGATGTGAAGTTGGCCTTTAAACGCCATGCTACCAGTAAAATCTACCATTCACGAGACCTCTTTCGGATCAAAACCTTGGGCTTTCGTGGTGAAGCCTTGCCCTCGATCGCCTCAGTTGCTGAAGTCTCGCTGGAAACCAGTGATGGAAAAGAGGGCTCCTCTATCAGCTTAATTGGGGGCGATGAAATAGAATATCGTCCTTCGCATTTACGGCAAGGAACAACCATCCGAGTAGAAAATTTATTCTACAATACCCCAGCCCGCTTAAAGCACATTAAGCAATTAAGCACCGAACTTTCTCATATTACGGATGTCGTGAACCGTTTAGCCATGGCCCACCCTGATATCCGGTTTACTTATACTCATGATGGCAGAGAGCTACTAAGGACCAATGGCAAGGGCCGCCTCCAAGAAGTTATCGCTGCAGTTTACGGTTTTAAACAGGCTCAAGACATGTTAGCGATTGAGAATGAGGACCATGATTTTCAACTCAGCGGTTATATTTCTAAACCAGAACTTACCCGGGCCTCACGCAATTATATGTCCCTATTTGTTAACGGCCGCTATATCAAAAACTATGTCCTCAGTCAGGCAATTATCAAGGGTTACGCTTCTAAGCTCATGATCGGCCGTTACCCCATAGCTGTCCTTAATATTTCTACTGATGCCCAATTACTTGATGTTAATGTCCATCCAACCAAACAAGAGATTCGCATTAGTAAGGAAGAAGAACTTTACGACCTCATCCAAAGCAGTGTTCAGGAAAGACTATCTCCCCTAAGAAGGATCCCCGATGTAGGCAAGAAAGAGATTACTGAGACAGCTAACCACCTAGCCAGCATTGACCTAAAAAGTCAAGAAGATAGCCAGCAACTGCGTTTTGATTTTAAAAATCAAGTAGAGCCAGCTGAGAATGAAGCTTTCCTAGTTAAGGAAACAGACCATGTCAAAGACTGGCAAGCGGAATCCCAGACAGCTTATCAAGGGGAGGGGGCTCATAAAGAAAGTTTCCCACCAAGCACAAGCACACCTAGTGATCTTAAGCTAGCTAGCCCTAATCATGAAGAGGGGCAAGTCCTAGGTCAGAGGAATCCAAGCTTCCCTCAACTGGACTATGTGGGCCAATTACAGGCTTCTTATTTGGTCTGTTCCGATGAAACCGGGATGTATTTAGTTGACCAGCATGCGGCTCAAGAACGGATTAAATATGAATACTTCCGCGAAGCCATCGGTGATATGGATACAGCTAGCCAGGAATTACTGGTTCCTTTAGTTTTAGACTATCCCTCATCAGAAAGTCATGATGTCAGGCAAGTCTTAGACCGGATACGGGCTATGGGGATTGGCATTGAAGAATTTGGCCCCAATCAATTTTTAGTCAACTACCATCCCGCTTGGATGGGGAGTGACCAGGTCCAAGAACACATTGATTCCATGATCCAACTAGCCATTGAAAATAAAGATTTTTCGGTCAATACCTACCGGGAAAAAACCGCTATTATGATGTCTTGCCGGCTTTCGATAAAAGCTAACCATTATTTAGATGATCGTCAGGCCCGGCAATTGTTAGATGACCTGACTTACTGTGAGAACCCTTATAATTGCCCCCACGGACGTCCCGTTTTAATCCATTATTCTAATTATGAAATCGAACGCAGCTTCAAACGGATCCAAGATGCTCATGAAAGTCCTAAGAATCAATAA